A genomic stretch from Schistosoma haematobium chromosome 4, whole genome shotgun sequence includes:
- the SPATA4 gene encoding spermatogenesis-associated protein 4 (EggNog:ENOG410VEAE~COG:S): MSKPFEPFEQSCYYNNLMAEIPREVLRWLLTLDINLEHRNLKWCVSNGILVAEILHNYQPKTVNLGKFIDGQSIKVKLHNWNMIQEILQRLCVYLPPDIIECAAHNKRNAGIILLTTLHEIFSKKKVKEGLANFDPTDLEYQFSLPIYARSCLAKFIKDNLTSSEMETSPDLFTNQKKVQLLALAYKNMKITERMEEPWRFKVSRSLASQCQRSDSSKSNKKSHAEGAGTMMCSEPIDETLLNDDVITIQPKQQTL, translated from the exons aaccatttgaaccatttgaacaaaGTTGCTACTATAACAACCTTATGGCGGAAATACCACGTGAAGTGCTACGTTGGCTACTAACATTAGATATTAATCTGGAACACAGAAACCTAAAATG GTGTGTTTCCAATGGTATTCTAGTGGCTGAAATTTTGCACAATTATCAACCAAAAACGGTGAATCTTGGGAAATTTATTGATGGACAGAGTATAAAAGTCAAGCTACATAACTGGAACATGATTCAAGAG ATACTACAACGTTTGTGCGTCTATCTGCCACCAGATATTATTGAATGTGCCGCCCATAACAAAAGAAATGCAGGAATTATTCTTTTGACCACTCTTCACGAAATATTTTCAAAGAAGAA AGTGAAGGAAGGCCTAGCAAACTTCGACCCCACAGATCTAGAATACCAATTTTCCTTACCAATCTATGCTAGATCATGTCTAGCGAAGTTCATTAAAGATAACCTAACTTCTTCAGAAATGGAGACTTCACCAGATCTATTTACTAATCAAAAAAAG GTTCAACTGTTAGCTCTGGCCTACAAGAATATGAAAATTACTGAGAGAATGGAAGAACCATGGAGATTTAAAGTATCACGGTCATTAGCGTCACAATGTCAACGTTCTGATTCGTCAAAATCAAACAAAAAGTCACATGCTGAAGGTGCAGGCACTATGATGTGCAGTGAGCCAATTGATG AAACACTATTAAACGATGATGTAATAACAATCCAGCCAAAGCAACAAACTTTATGA